GGCTGGTGATCCTGCTTGTAGGCCCAGTGGGCGGCGACGCCCAGCTCGGCGATCTCGTGCATGTCCTGGGTGCGGATCTGCACCTCGATCCGATTGCGGCCGGGACCGATCACGCCGGTGTGCAGGCTGCGGTAGCCGTTGGGCTTGGGCGTGGAAATGTAGTCCTTGAAGCGACCCGGCACGACCGGATAATGGGCGTGCACGATGCCCAGCGCCTGATAGCATTCGCCGACGGTGCCGACCGTGATGCGGAAGGCCATGATGTCGGACAGCTGTTCGAAGCTGACATTCTTGCGCTGCAGCTTGCGCCAGATCGAATAGGCCGACTTCTCGCGGCCGGTCACCGATACGTCGGGCAGCCCTTCGGCAGCCAGCAGCTCGCGCAGCTCGGTGATGATGGTCTGGACGCGGTTCTCACCCTCGCTGCGCAGGCGCGCCAGCTGGGCCAGGATGCTGTCGCGCGCGTCCGGGTTCAGTTCGGCGAAGGCAAGATCGTCCAGCTCGTCCTTGATCTTGTGCATGCCGATGCGTTCGGCCAAGGGCGAGTAGATTTCGATGGTTTCGCGGGCGATGCGGCGGCGCTTTTCCGGCTTTTTCAGGTGGAACAGCGTGCGCATGTTGTGAAGCCGGTCGGCCAGCTTCACCAGCAGGACCCGGATGTCCTCCGACATGGCGATGACCAGCTTGCGGAAATTCTCCGCTTGCTTGGCCTGCTCGCTGTTCAGTTCCAGCCGCGACAGCTTGGTGACGCCGTCGACCAGCCGGGCGATTTCCTTGCCGAACACCCGCTCGATGTCTTCGAGCGTGGCGACGGTATCCTCGACCGTATCGTGAAGCAGCGCCGTGGCGATTGTGCCGGCGTCCAGCTTCATCTGGGTCAGGATACCGGCGACCTCCAGCGGATGGAGGAAATAGGGATCGCCCGACGCGCGCGTCTGCGACCCGTGCGCCTTCATCGAGAAGACGTAGGCGCGGTTGAGCAGATCCTCGTCGGCCGAGGGATCATACGCCTTGACGCGCTCGACAAGCTCGTATTGCCGGATCATGCGGCCCGACCCGGCGCGCGCGGCGCCTCAAATGTGTGCGTGGTGGTCCTGAGCGAACCAAAAGGGAGCCGGATGCTCCCCACCCCATTCTTCGATGAGGGGGCGTGGAGCCCCCTCCGTGTTCTGCGGTCGTTGTCCAGAATCAGAGGTCTCCGTCGGGATCCTCGGTCATGGCGAAACCAGCGCCCGGCTCGGCATCCATGTCTGCGGCGATGTCGTCCTCTTCGCCCAGTTCCTCGCCGTCGCTCTCGCTCATGCCGTCTTCGTCACCCAGCGAGGTGTTGCCGCGCGCAGCCCAGTCGTTCTCGCCGGCCATCAGCTCGACGATCTCTTCCTCCGGCTCGTCCGGCTCGACATGCTTCTGATGGCCCTTGATCAGGGCGTTCTTCAGATACTCCAGCGACACCGTCTCGTCCGCGATCTCGCGGAGCGCCACGACCGGGTTCTTGTCGTTGTCGCGGTCGATCGACAGCGGAGCGCCGCTCGCGACCTCACGGGCGCGCTGGGCAGCCATCATGACCAGCTCGAAACGGTTCGGAACCTTCAGGACGCAATCTTCAACGGTAACGCGGGCCATGCCAGACGAACTCCGGAGTCATAGGAGGCTCTAGACTATATGGATGTGGCCCGATAGGTGCAAGCGCGAACGACAGCGCTGCTGCATTGCGCCAGGGGAACGCCCCAGAAAAATGTC
The Azospirillum sp. TSA2s DNA segment above includes these coding regions:
- the rpoZ gene encoding DNA-directed RNA polymerase subunit omega is translated as MARVTVEDCVLKVPNRFELVMMAAQRAREVASGAPLSIDRDNDKNPVVALREIADETVSLEYLKNALIKGHQKHVEPDEPEEEIVELMAGENDWAARGNTSLGDEDGMSESDGEELGEEDDIAADMDAEPGAGFAMTEDPDGDL